The genomic segment tttcACAGCTTTGTCTTGATaacttcaaatgtgataaaaATCACTTCTTTAACTCAAATTTGCTCTAATACCATAAAATTTCTTCCTACAACAAAATAACACAAAAGTGTATCAATTAAGAACGTCGGAAGTGGCAACAATGAGAAATATGACAACACAAATACAAACTATTACGAGCTTATCATCTTTTAAATTGAtgggaaaattatatttttaattttgtaaCTTATAATTTTTTTGGTCATATTATCAATCAGTTCATGATTTTAGTCTTGTAACGTACACTTTTTACTTTCAATTTCAGAATTTTTTCACCCAAGTGCTAACGTATCACCTGGAACTAGGGGTGGGCAACAGTCGGTTTGGTCGTTTTTCTCTACAACGATTTGATTTTTTGATTTTCGGTTTtgaatatctctagtccaaaaCCAAATCATTTTATTACGGTTCGATTCGATTTATACGGCCGGTTATATACGGTCAGCTAAAATTTgttaagaaataaaattatacgtCACTTTATGcctttaaaatctaaatcataatatttttcaaacatttaatttgtatatacatatatatatatatatataatatatatatgtacagcGCGAATGGAACACCAATCATCTTacgaaaaaattaaagaaatttttGTAGAAAAGAAAACTTCGACTGGTGAGTGgtgaaaaaaaagagaaaacgaTCAGATTAAAAATTGAGGGTTAATGATACTAAGTTCCTAAATCTTAATAGGCCCATATAAATAAAAAGTCTTATACcccattatacataaaaaccCTATACTTAACAATAATATGGTCGGTTCGATTATTCGGTTTTTGGGAgattaaaaccgaaaaccgaacagaaaaatcgaatttcataaattttaaaacaataaccGACCAAAAAATCGATAAAACTGAACCATTTAATCCGAATTATTCGATTCgatcggttttttcggttttcgggtTTTATGCCCACCCCTACTTGGACCGTCAGCAATGTCAGTGTCTCGTCATCATTTTTCGGGCGTTATGACAGCTTTCCGGTGAAAAGAACTAAAGTTTTAGAAAATATACAAGTTACGATACtaaaattatgaattgatgaataatatgattaaaaataaaaatatacaatTTATGAGAtcaaacataatttttttccatCAAGTTGATGATCTTTTGAATACATTTATATGTTATTctgtattaaaaataaatatatggatATGCATATGTGCAAacataaattttttctttttaaaaaattaactgTTATTTCCTTGTTATCATTTCAAACCAACTGTTATATATGGATTATTACttgtaaaaatataattaagaaaataaattgtttaaatttttttatacaaatgGTTTAAATGTCAGTAAGATAAACAAGACCAAGTATACCTATCAATAAAAAATCTTAAACTCAACTTATCAATAATTATATCATCAAATTAAACATACTTAAGTTATAActaatttttcaaataattgatgaataatattgaaataatattgtttgcacaatatttctATGATGTGGGTGTGTCATGTGTAAAAATGTACCAATTTGTGTATAAGtgataaaaatctaacttctaaaaacaCAATGATTGTAGACATTCTGTTATGATCTCTTAAACAAATTCAACGCTACaaacaaaaatataaagaaAAGCTACTGAAAATTGAGATATAAACTCATAAcatgatttatattttcaataaaatgtaagaatttaaaaaatattaacacATAACGAAATAGAAAATAATTGATCTACTGAAATCTGGAATGAAAACTATGAAAAACACTTGACTAAAGATATGAAATTTATGCAAAGAGTTTTTTAGCATTTGCGCGAGAGATGTCTGCGTGTCCTCTCTGGCCGATGCCATCTTTTTCTTCTCTACACTTTAGTTTCCCACTCTCTCCATGACCTACGATCTTTTGGTTTATTCTCCGTGATCTCCTAACGCTTCTTGAATcaatttaaaatgattaaattctTGATGGGTTACTGATATACCTCTTTCCATTTGGACTTGACTTAATTAATTGAGCTTACACAATTTTAGCTCAAAcaaatatgacaaaaacttgtgtgagacggtctcacggatcgtattttatgagacaaatatcatatttgggtcattcatgaaaaaatattactttttatgctaagaatattaatttttattttgaatatcggtagggttgacccatatcacatataaaaattcgtgatatcgtctcacaagaaacctacccaacaaatatatattatttatctatATCTTATactaatacatgaaaaacatgtagaattaataaaaaataaataaaaatacttaaatatGTCATCCGAAATCGGAAGATTAATCAAAGTCAATGTCCAATGATCTCCAACTAGATCGGCACCATCCAAGCTAGGCGAAACTTCATATTCACCCTCAGTCCTGCTTAATCTCCAAGGGCATTTTGGGGTCACAAAACTCGAATTTACCAAGGCACCCTTCCGGTTAAAATTAGGTGACTATTTAAGCAGGGTTAACCGGACATCCCGTTAGCCGGTGACTATGCCCAAGTTCCTCCCCCcatggcctataaatacccCTCGAACCCTTTCTGATGTGTGCGCGACTTCTCCCTCTCTCTCTCCACGCTGTCTCTATCGATCAGCCTATAGATACAAAAAAAATACCaaatcgtaattttttttatattaatttccAATTTGTTTTGTCTAAAAAACTGTTTCTCTCTCCAGATTTGGCATCACTTTTGAGGTAAAATACTCTCTCCTTTTTCTCTCATGGCGAAagatttttatataattaatcaGTTTTGATTAGGGGGAACTTTGATTGGCAACAGTTTCATGTGGAAATAGATCGAAAATGATCCGAGGGGCGATGCATTTGACTATTGAGATTGGCTGATCTTTTGCTGGGACTTGTTCTCGACCCGACTCAGATTTCTGGAGTGTTCGTCTAATGTTGTTGACTGATTTGGAGTTAATTGTTTATTAATGCTGTTGTTGATTAAGACGTGAATTCAATTATTGAAACCCGAGGGTGTTTTCCTGTGAGTTGTGTGTTTGGGGGTGATGAATATTTTGGAAGTCGGTGGTTGTTTATGGTTTGTGTTATTTTGTGATTTAATTTGATTATGGGTCGTGGAGCGGGTTTGGTTTATGGGGCTGGGGACTAGGGTTTGCCAGCATGGCCTTTGTGCTACCCgttaaaagtattaattttagAGTAGAGTTGAAATAAAATCTAGGAATAATTAgttttctatttttgttgctccGATGCGTGCATATTGGCTTGTCCCATGAATGAGAATGAAAAAGAGGGGTTTTGCGACCCTGAGTGAGCTAATTGTCTGTGGCTGGGTTGTTGACTATGACTGTTGAATTGGATGTGTAGAAGTACAATCTTGAGCAGGTGCAGTTGCCACTCCTGATTGCCCAACTTAGGTATTTGGATTCGCTCGTGTTGCTGTCTCATGTGCGTCAGTTTGATGTTTCACTTTCCAATAGATGCCTCCATGGAATTTTGTGGATTCTGATTTTTTCTCCATGATCCTTATTGACAGAAAAACATTCACTTGTCAAGTTACACCGGCACTGCATGCTTATGGCAATATCAGTGTTAATATCTGGagcttaaatttaaattttaaacattcAAAGGCATAAGtagcaattaaaattttatcttccTCAAATTACTAAATTTTTTGATGTATGAAACTGTTACAGAGTTATTGAGTGGTCTCTAATAGTGtccttttttccttttttggaGCGTGAGCATATGACCAAGGACAGCTACTCGTTTTTCATGGTGATGAGCATCCTTTATCTGTGTTCTTTCCTCCATTGGTCTGATTGATTGTAATAATTGAGAAGACGAATACTGGGgcttcatattttattttaatatttatttaagtaaATTGGCCATTctcttaattaattaacgagtcTCTAAAGTTTATATAGTTTTGCTTCTTATGCACAGTGCTATACACTTGTTCTATTTTATGGGCAGAACCTTCATTTTATGATTGTTTGTGTTTTGAACAAGCTACAGCCTACACCCTTTATATCTTCTGATGTTGTTGTTACCCCTTTGAGGGATGTTTATGTActatgattatatttttggttcTTATACGTGTTTTCCAATTTCAATGCAGAATTTTCGTGTATTTCTAGTTTCAACTTTACTGGGATCTGAAGATTTATGCCGATTGTCTCTGTGATTGGCATGTCAtatccattttcttctaaaacTTATCACACAATAATTAACGCCAGAATTGGTTGGAATATCTGCTTGCTTGTGCGCTCCTGATGTGAAATGGGCTCCAAAGGAAGGCTTTTATTTGATCTCAATGAACCCCCTACCGATGATGAGGATGGGAATAATGATGCTATTTTCTGCTCCCAGCCACAAAGGGCTATTCCTTCTTCAAGTAGTACTACATCTGACTTGTTTTCTGTCTCAACTGCTCCCCAGGGAATAGTAAATAACCATGCCTTCTCCCATGCATCTTCTGTATCTGGTTTTCAACCTTTTGTCCGGCATCAGATTGTGAAAGGCAGCAATCACGCTGTTGAAGAAAGGAGTTCTGGGAATGCACCCCACAATTTCGCGCCAGTTGCCCGAACCAAATAATGGACAGGATGTAAATGCTGTTCTAAACCTGCAATCAAGTTCTGCTGAAGCACAAGCTGAAAAGGAAGAGGGGGAATGGTCCGATGCGGAGGGTGCTGTTGGTActgacaaattttttttaacccCTGAGGAATCAAGTATTGGAAGTTGTAAGCATTTTCAGGAGAAGGGTATGCCTGAGATAACTGGAAGTAATGACCTGGTGGGTGAGGGAAACATATCTCTGAATTCTCATGATGCTAAGAATGAAAATATCAGTTCTTCAGTTGGATCGGATCATGAAACAAATAACAAAAGAAGCGACGTACCTGTGGATGCTCAGGAAGGATCTGCTCTAGagacaaaacaaaaagaaattaGAGGAGTTGAGGCAAATCAAGCCTTGAGGTATGCAAATAATCTTGGAAAGCGTCCTAAGCTTGATCAACAAAAGGAAGCAATGCTAGGAAAGAAGCGCAGCAGACAAACCATGTTTCTCAATCTTGAAGATGTTAAGCAAGCTGGTGCTTTAAAAACTTCAACTCCTAGAAGGCATATTCCTGCACCAACAATAATTCGGACATTAAAAGAAGGTCGTGCCACAATGCCATCTTCTGAACAGGGGGATAAACAATTTCAGTCTATAAACAGGGACGCAAAACAGTCTGATGTATCAAGCGATGGAGGAAACAGTCTGATCGAGTCAAATGACTTGAAAAATGAAGCTAATGGAGAAAATAATTCTATGCCTTTAGGACGTTCTAGGAGCTCGAATAGTTCAACAGATCTTATCTCCGAGGGACAAGTAGCTTCAGTTTCTAGACATGGTGCGTGGAAGTTGTCCACTGATACAAGGATTGTTAAAAGTTCATTAATCCCTGGTAGGAAGCCAGCTATAAGTGGGCAGAGTTTTACTGGCTCTAAATTAGCAGCAAAAAAAGTACCTTCCAAGAAGGTACCTGTATTGAACACCCAATATCAAGATACTTCAGTGGAACGCCTTTTACGCGAGGTGACAAATGAGAAGTTTTGGCATCATCCAGGTACTAAAGCATTTTGCACTCGAATAGAGAGATTCTATTAAAAATTTCAGGTGTTAATTTACTTGTTAGTTTATTCAACTTAATGACACATGCTTATTCAACTTGATGACACACGCCTTTACAATTATAATAGTTCAGGTATTTGCGGTTGCGTGGTTCATGTGGATTCCTGGACTATCAGTATTGAATCCAAATGGACAGGCACTAGTATGGATAACTAAGATAATTGAGCACTTAATTTCTTGGGGATAATGTGGTCGAATTCaatgttaattaattaatttttataatgatAATCCGGCAGATGTTTCTTTTTTTGGGACTTATAGTTCTTCATAGAGCATAAAGCATTATGGATCTTGAAAGCTTCCCAAAATGACATAAAGCATTATGGATCATGAAAGCTTCCCAAAATGCTTTGTGAATCCAGAATTTTCAGGAACAATAATCAATGAGTGTGAATTCTTTTCTTGTACTTGTTGTAACTGGAAATAAAATATTCTCTCCACAATTTTGCAACCAGATATAATCATTAAAATGTAATGAAGACCCACCAATCGAGATAAGGTGATAGTCTCTTATCTTATTACGTGAATGATTGTGCTTAAGTGAGGAAGTTTTCTAAGTTTATAGTGTTAAAAACCGAATTTTTGGTGTTTTAGTTTGCTCATGGCTATTGTATCTTTGAAACAGGAGACGAGGAGCTTCAGTGTGTTCCTGATTGTTTTGAATCTGTTGAGGAATATATCAGAGTTTTTGAACCTTTGCTCTTTGAAGAATGCCGGGCACAACTTTACAGTACATGGGAGGAGTCATCAGAAGTAGCAGGAAGTCACGTTAGGGTTCTCGTGAAACGCATAGAAAGGAGAGAAAGGGGTATTGACCTATTTCCCTTTACTTTCTGCCTAACTAACTTAGTATTTCAGTAATCAATAAGAATGCAGAAGTTTTGCATTCCAGTTGGTCCGAGGTGTTGGTTCTTGACACTAATGGATATGCTATTTAAGCTACAGCAGTCAGCACTCAGCAGTCTGCTGTTAGCTGCTACTCTTTTGGCATCCCGAAAATGGTGATACTAGGTTGCTGATTTTCCTCTTCTTGTTCTCTTCTCGAGTTTCTTGTCCTGAAAAGTGGGCTTTGCTCTTCACATTCTTCTTCAGTTGTTCTCCTTTTCATCGGTCCATACATGTTCTAACAAAAGtcattttttattcatttttgcTAGTTTCGTGGTCAATTTTCCTTTAAATATCCTTACGGAACTTTATCCTTTATAACaccattatcataataatattttcaatcCTTATACTTTTTGCAGGATGGTTTGATGTAATACTGCATCCACCACATGAACACAAATGGGTATTCAAGGAAGGGGATGTCGCAGTTCTTTCCAACCCTAAACCTGCATCTGGTTTGTGTATGATGTTAAGTTGTCTCTTTTAGATCTTACCCTGTTTATTAATTGGAAAGATTCAATTTTTAATCTTTGTTATCTGAAATGCAGTCAATTACAAGAAGAATAACTCATCAGTACTCGAAGATGAGGAGACAGTTACTGGGCGTGTCTGTGGTACTGTTAGACGACATATGCCAATTGATCCCCGTGAGCATACCGGAGCAATCCTTCATTTTTATGTTGGGGACTCATTTGATTCCACTGGGTTAGTCAGTTTTTTAATCATCCCTTTACAGTTTGGCTTAATTCATTTTGTTGCCGTTTGTTTCTTGGTTTGTGATGATATACTAGATTTGAAAATGATGAATGTGATGCAATTTCACCTGTGTTATGATTGGTTACTTGTCAAGGGCAATTGTTAATCACTGGCCTCGTGAGTAACTTTGATCTGATAGGACCTTATAGGGGATGGTATTCATGCGTTTATTGGCTACTTTGCAGTTTTTTTCATGGACTGATTattaattaacattaatatAGCAAAAACGACGATCATATTCTGGGGAAGCTCCAACCAGGGAGTGTCTGGTACCTGACTGTGCTTGGTTCTCTTGCAACCACACAGAGAGAGTATGTTGCACTGCATGCATTTCGCCGTCTTAATCTGCAGGTTTTTATCCTTTCCCTTTATACACTAATCATACGCGTTAGCGGTGGAGTTTTCAAGATTGATAGCTCAAGTAATGCGTTCTTTTCAGATGCAAAATGCAATTCTTCAGCCTAATCCTGACCAGTTTCCGAAGTATGAAGAGCAACCACCTGCCATGCCTGAATGCTTTACTCCGAATTTTGTGGATTACCTACGCAAAAATTTTAATGGACCCCAGTTAGCAGCAATTCAGTGGGCTGCGATGCATACAGCTGCTGGAACATCCAATGGTATGGCAAAGAGGCAGGATCCATGGCCTTTTACTTTAGTCCAGGGACCTCCTGGGACTGGTAAGACTCATACAGTCTGGGGCATGCTTAATGTGATCCATCTTGTTCAGTATCAGCATTACTATGCTGCATTGCTAAAGAAACTGTCACCTGAAAGCTATAAGCAGGCTAATGAGAACAACTCAGATAGTGTTGCCGTTGGATCCATTGATGAAGTTCTGCAAAGCATGGATCAGAATCTGTTTCGAATTCTTCCAAAACTATGTCCGAAACCTAGGATGCTTGTGTGTGCACCTTCAAATGCTGCAACTGATGAACTGCTCTCACGTGTTCTTGATCGTGGTTTTATTGATGGTGAAATGAAAATTTATCATCCTGATGTGGCTCGAGTTGGGGTAGATTCCCAGACTAGGGCTGCCCAGGCAGTTTCTGTGGAGCGCAGAACTGAACAACTATTGCTGAAGAGCCGTGATGAAGTTTATGGATGGATGCACAGTTTGAAAGTCCGTGAAACTCATTTAGCTCAGCAGATAACCTGCCTTCAAAGAGAACTTAATACTGCTGCAGCCACTGGTCGCTCACAAGGGTCTGTTGGTGTTGACCCTGATGTTCTTGTGGCCCGAGACCAGAATCGAGATTCTTTGCTTCAAAACCTTGCTGCAGTAGTAGAGAACAGAGACAAAATATTGGTCGAGATGTCCCGGCTACATATTTTGGAAGGAAGGTTTCGTCCTGGTAACAACTTTGACTTGGAGAAAGCTCGTGCTAGTCTGGAGGCAAGTTTTGCAAATGAGGCAGAGATAGTTTTTACTACTGTTTCAAGCAGTGGgcgcaagttattctctcgtcTAACTCATGGCTTTGACATGGTTGTGATTGATGAAGCAGCACAGGCTAGTGAAGTAGCAGTTCTACCTCCGCTATCTCTTGGTGCAGCTCGTTGTGTGCTTGTGGGGGATCCCCAACAGCTTCCTGCTACTGTCATCAGTAAGGCTGCTGGAACCTTGTTATACAGTAGGAGCCTGTTTGAGAGGTTCCAGCTGGCTGGCTGCCCAACAATGTTGTTATCTGTGCAGTATAGGATGCATCCACAAATTAGGGATTTTCCTTCTAGGTATTTCTATCAAGGGCGTCTTACGGACAGTGATAGTGTTGTAAATCTTCCAGAGGAGTTGTATTACAAGGATATGTTGTTGAGGCCTTTTGTCTTTTATGATATCTCACATGGCCGTGAATCTCATCGTGGGGGTTCTGTGTCATATCAAAATTCACAAGAAGCACAGTTCTGCGTTCGTCTATATGAGCACCTTCAGAAAACTCTAAAACCCTCAGGGGTTGGTAAAGTATCTGTTGGCATAATTACTCCGTACAAGCTGCAGTTAAAATGTCTTCAACGGGAGTTCAAGGATATTTTGAATTCAGAGGAAGGAAaagacatatatataaatacagtGGATGCTTTCCAAGGCCAAGAGCGCGACATCATTATAATTTCTTGTGTTCGTGCATCCAGTCATGGTGTTGGGTTTGTTGCAGATATTCGTAGAATGAATGTTGCTCTTACTCGGGCAAGAAGAGCTCTTTGGGTATGATTTTAACTCCATTTTTATTGACCTACTACACAAATTAACTGTTTTGAAGCAAAACggtttattgtttatcttgtaaTTATGGCAGGTCATGGGAAATGCTAATGCACTGTTGCAGTCTGAAGATTGGGCTGCATTAATCGCTGATGCCAGAAAAAGAAATTGTTACTTAGACATGGATTCTCTGCCAAAAAATTTCTTCCCAACCGACTCGAGTTCTTATGGCTCATTGCCTTCCAAATTACCTAGTGCTAGAGGCTTGAGGTCTGGACAGAGGTATAGATCACATGATTCACACCTGGAGTCAACTTCTGGCATGCcatcagaagatgatgagaagTCAAATACCTCTTCAATTACCAGGAATGGGAGTTATCATCGGCTCTTAAAGCCAGGAACTGATAATTCCTTCGATGATTTCGATCAATCCAGCGATAAACCTCAAGATGCTTGGCAACAAGGATTACTAAAGAAGCAAAATGCTGCTGGTGTCTT from the Primulina eburnea isolate SZY01 chromosome 3, ASM2296580v1, whole genome shotgun sequence genome contains:
- the LOC140827547 gene encoding LOW QUALITY PROTEIN: probable helicase MAGATAMA 3 (The sequence of the model RefSeq protein was modified relative to this genomic sequence to represent the inferred CDS: inserted 2 bases in 1 codon), which encodes MGSKGRLLFDLNEPPTDDEDGNNDAIFCSQPQRAIPSSSSTTSDLFSVSTAPQGIVNNHAFSHASSVSGFQPFVRHQIVKGSNHAVEERSSGNXHPTISRQLPEPNNGQDVNAVLNLQSSSAEAQAEKEEGEWSDAEGAVGTDKFFLTPEESSIGSCKHFQEKGMPEITGSNDLVGEGNISLNSHDAKNENISSSVGSDHETNNKRSDVPVDAQEGSALETKQKEIRGVEANQALRYANNLGKRPKLDQQKEAMLGKKRSRQTMFLNLEDVKQAGALKTSTPRRHIPAPTIIRTLKEGRATMPSSEQGDKQFQSINRDAKQSDVSSDGGNSLIESNDLKNEANGENNSMPLGRSRSSNSSTDLISEGQVASVSRHGAWKLSTDTRIVKSSLIPGRKPAISGQSFTGSKLAAKKVPSKKVPVLNTQYQDTSVERLLREVTNEKFWHHPGDEELQCVPDCFESVEEYIRVFEPLLFEECRAQLYSTWEESSEVAGSHVRVLVKRIERRERGWFDVILHPPHEHKWVFKEGDVAVLSNPKPASVNYKKNNSSVLEDEETVTGRVCGTVRRHMPIDPREHTGAILHFYVGDSFDSTGKNDDHILGKLQPGSVWYLTVLGSLATTQREYVALHAFRRLNLQMQNAILQPNPDQFPKYEEQPPAMPECFTPNFVDYLRKNFNGPQLAAIQWAAMHTAAGTSNGMAKRQDPWPFTLVQGPPGTGKTHTVWGMLNVIHLVQYQHYYAALLKKLSPESYKQANENNSDSVAVGSIDEVLQSMDQNLFRILPKLCPKPRMLVCAPSNAATDELLSRVLDRGFIDGEMKIYHPDVARVGVDSQTRAAQAVSVERRTEQLLLKSRDEVYGWMHSLKVRETHLAQQITCLQRELNTAAATGRSQGSVGVDPDVLVARDQNRDSLLQNLAAVVENRDKILVEMSRLHILEGRFRPGNNFDLEKARASLEASFANEAEIVFTTVSSSGRKLFSRLTHGFDMVVIDEAAQASEVAVLPPLSLGAARCVLVGDPQQLPATVISKAAGTLLYSRSLFERFQLAGCPTMLLSVQYRMHPQIRDFPSRYFYQGRLTDSDSVVNLPEELYYKDMLLRPFVFYDISHGRESHRGGSVSYQNSQEAQFCVRLYEHLQKTLKPSGVGKVSVGIITPYKLQLKCLQREFKDILNSEEGKDIYINTVDAFQGQERDIIIISCVRASSHGVGFVADIRRMNVALTRARRALWVMGNANALLQSEDWAALIADARKRNCYLDMDSLPKNFFPTDSSSYGSLPSKLPSARGLRSGQRYRSHDSHLESTSGMPSEDDEKSNTSSITRNGSYHRLLKPGTDNSFDDFDQSSDKPQDAWQQGLLKKQNAAGVLGRRDL